In Anas acuta chromosome 25, bAnaAcu1.1, whole genome shotgun sequence, the genomic stretch AATCAccccagccagcaggaccagggaggtgatcatcgCCCTGTACTCTGCTGTGGTGAGGCCACACATTGAGTACTGTACTCAGTGCACAGATGCCTGTGCACAGTACACAGTGAAAGAACAAGAGTCACGGCTGAAACAAGGAAACCTCCACTGGACAGAAGGAAATTACACCTCACAAtgaaaatggtgaagcatgggcagtgcccagagaagctggggGATCCCCATACTTGAAGATATCCAAGCTTATGTAGATAAAGTCATGACCAACCTTGTCCATCTTGGAAGTTAGCTTGCTTTTAGCAGGAGACTGGACCTCCAGGGGTGCTTTCCAACCTCATTTTCTCTATGGTACGACTATGTTCTTGCTGCTCTTTAAACTCTCAGAAGTGTTTTCCCAGAAGGTATTTGGCAGATTTCGATACCAAATTGGTCCCTGAGGTTTGACTCAGTGAGGAAGTACAACAGTGTATAATACTGACCGCATTATAAGAAGGAGCTCAGAAGTGGAAATTTCTTTGCTGGAAGTCAGACTACATAGAGGAGAAACATCAGAATTAGACTTCTTTTTGAAGCGTCCTGGCTTGCTGTGGATATATTGGTAACTCTTTGGAGCACTTCTTAGAGACTGGGTGTGATTGTTTTGGAGATAGGGAAAGAAGAAACGGATAAGGGCTTGGAAAACTGACTGgctcatttttaaaagtcaagTAAAAGCTTTAAGATGTTACTGAGGGAGTCTCTGGTTTTAAGGGACCAAGCTCAGCTTCCAGATAATGTCTGTCCATCTGTGGTATTAAAAAAGGATGTCCTGTACTTTATGTGATAATGTGGGGGAAGAGGGTGTTCTatttgcatgtgtgtttttttttttaattttgtctgtgtgtgtgttttgtgtctttttttgtttgtttggagaaaCAGCCATGAGATGCACCTAATAAACGCCCATGTTTTGCTGACACCAAGTGCACCAAAGGAGAAAGAACTGATGGGAGTAGTGTGATCAGGATAGTCATAGTGTTCTGACTCAGATTTACCgttttcttgaatattttgtaAGTTGcacttgaaaagagaaaatcagatgGCAAGTTTGGTATGGGCTATGTGTTGTCTAAGATGTGCTTGCCTTCCCTGGAAACTCATGTTGGTACTCCTTTCAATCATTCAGAAatagctgaagtgagtctgaaaTGAGTGTGAAACCAGATTCAAAGACACAAGATAAAATCTGGGAGATCTGAGTGCAAAACTAGCTCCACATCTCTTTTTAGGGCTAACAGGCTTGGTATctgggagagaagggagggagagtgCAGCTGAAATGCCATAGATAGTATCTGGTAAGCCTGCAAGAAAACAGCGTGGTTGAGTTGAAGGGCATCGTCCAAGGTTTTGAGCCTCCCCTTCACTTCCACAGAGTAATGGTAACCACAGTGGTGACTGCTCCAGTAATATAGTACAGTAGTGCATTAGACACAGTGCATTGGACAAAGTACCTGTCTGAGTTTAGGGCAGGATGGTGTAGTGGCAGGATACTTGGAGACAGGTGCCACAAAGAAGAAACCATCAGCATCAGAGTTGATCCACTGGAGCTATAGTGCTGAGGttaaatgaaaagtaaacagaatttcttcctgtactttcccctttctccctcttttacTTTTGCTTAGTGTGGTATCCATCCATTCCTTGGTGCATTTTCCCTTTGCTCGGTGGTAACCAGCTCTACAAACCTGTCTTTGGAGCACTGCTCCCATCTATCCAGCCTTTTCTTTGTAAagtctctttccctctctctttgtCGTTTTAGCTCCTTTAAACTGCAGCAAGTTCATTTTCTGCAATACTACTTTATCCATCACTACTGTGTCTAATCTACTTCAGTCTCTGTCTACTGTTGATGGGGAATAAACACTGTCATTACCATTCAAACATTCATAGTCCCAAGGTCGAAAACAGTTCCTGCACATGTAGCCTTCTCAACTGTCCTGAGAGGGGACCCATATGGGTTGCCTGAACTGGAATGAGGACTAGGCATTGCAAATGGTGCTTGGGACCTTATCTACCTGAAAAAGATTGTTTAAATGTAGTTACTGCGGCTGCTCCAGTCTCTCCCAGGGGGTTACTTACTGGTATCTCCCTTATATGTTAACAAAACCATATTGACTTGTGTCCTGTTGTTTTCCACTAGTTCTCAAAACAGGTCTTTTCTTGTTCCGCTAGCAATGAAGATTCAATGAACCACACAACAGTAGTGGAATTTGTCCTCTTGGGGCTGACCAACAGCCGCCATTTGGAGATCATCCTCTTTCTGATTCTGGTGATTGCCTACTTCTTGATCCTGTTTGGAAACATTACTGTCATCAGCATCACTCTAGTGGACCATTTTCTTCAGACTCCAATGTACTTCTTCCTCAGGAATTTTGCCATTTTGGAAATCACATTCACCTCCACATTCATTCCTAGCACCCTCTACAGCCTTctgacagagaggaaaataatttccctgCCTGGTTGCTTTCTtcagatgctgcttttcttttgcttgggTACCTGCACTTTTTTCCACGTGGCGGCAATGTCCTTTGATCGGTATGTTGCCATTTGCCGCCCCTTGCACTACACGACTATTATGAACAACAGATTTTGCTTCCAACTGGTCCTGGCTTGCTGGGCAGTGAGTTTTCTCCTGATGCTTTCTCCTGCAATTATGTTTCTCCAGTTGCCTTTCTGTGGTCCCAATGTCCTGAACCACTTTTACTGTGATGCTTCACAGTTGTTGCAGCTGTCCTGCACAGACACGTGGTTCATCGAAGGACTGCTGTTTATCCTATCGATTATCATTGTGCCAGGTACCTTAACAATAACTGTCATTTCATATGGTTGCATTATTATCACCATCCTACATATGCCATCTTCctcaggaaggaagaaaacattttccacttGCTCAGCTCACCTTGTGGTGGTGACTGTATTTTACAGCATGTCTATTTATAGGTATAACCGCACAGCACAACGGGGTGGGCAGAACTCTGAcaaagttctttctttcttcttctccgTGGTGACTCAGATGCTTAACCCATACATCTATTCACTCAGGAACAATCAAGTCAAACGAGCGTTGAAGGAGAGCATGTCAAAGGCATTTTCTAGCTCCCGGAGGCACCCATGAGAGCTGGAGTAGACCTTCCAAGTGACTGAATTGTTGCCCAGATGCATCAGCATTGTGCAAATGAATTAAAGACTCTGAATTCAAATGGTTTATGCTTTATAAATGTTACATAGTACCTTTTTCTATCAGAAGCCCAGACATTCCAACACAGGCAGGGTCTTCTAGTCCACCAGTACCTGCACTTGGTTTTGCCTGTGCATTCTTTCCAGTCGATTCTGGTGGGTTAGCCTTGGCTAACAACCAAATTCGCTCCCAGCTGCCCAGTGTAGGgcagaagaatttcttccttatatctaatctaaacctaccctcttttgCTTTAAAGCCACTACCCCGTGCTCTTTCTCTGCACTCGCTGATAAAGAGATCATAACAATGTGTAACAACCACTGTGATGTAACATATAGACAAGTTAACACTGTGtgttgtttgtatgtttgagggttgttggttttttgtttgtttggttgtttttttttatgttgttgttgttgttttg encodes the following:
- the LOC137844373 gene encoding olfactory receptor 6E1-like, translated to MNHTTVVEFVLLGLTNSRHLEIILFLILVIAYFLILFGNITVISITLVDHFLQTPMYFFLRNFAILEITFTSTFIPSTLYSLLTERKIISLPGCFLQMLLFFCLGTCTFFHVAAMSFDRYVAICRPLHYTTIMNNRFCFQLVLACWAVSFLLMLSPAIMFLQLPFCGPNVLNHFYCDASQLLQLSCTDTWFIEGLLFILSIIIVPGTLTITVISYGCIIITILHMPSSSGRKKTFSTCSAHLVVVTVFYSMSIYRYNRTAQRGGQNSDKVLSFFFSVVTQMLNPYIYSLRNNQVKRALKESMSKAFSSSRRHP